One genomic region from Ornithinimicrobium flavum encodes:
- a CDS encoding SRPBCC family protein, which translates to MHAPLVVTTTVAAPPDALWRAWTRAEAWARWWWPHWPDSRYEVDARPGGFYRACSPGAGVGVHGIFTQVDPGHRLAMTWTWEGEVADPPRERVWSR; encoded by the coding sequence GTGCACGCTCCCCTCGTGGTGACGACGACCGTCGCCGCCCCTCCGGACGCGCTCTGGCGCGCCTGGACGCGGGCCGAGGCCTGGGCCCGGTGGTGGTGGCCGCACTGGCCCGACAGCAGGTATGAGGTGGACGCTCGCCCTGGCGGCTTCTACCGCGCCTGCAGTCCCGGTGCCGGGGTCGGGGTGCACGGGATCTTCACGCAGGTGGATCCCGGCCACCGACTCGCGATGACGTGGACCTGGGAGGGGGAGGTCGCGGACCCGCCCCGCGAGCGGGTCTGGTCGCGCTGA
- a CDS encoding ATP-binding cassette domain-containing protein, producing the protein MSEQLVQIQGLRKRFGRVQALDGLDLEVGRGEVHGFLGPNGSGKSTTLRVLLGLVRADSGTVRLFGGDPWADAVRLHRHLAYVPGEVTLWPGLSGGQCIDILARAHGHIDERRRAQLVERFDLDPTRRSRD; encoded by the coding sequence ATGAGCGAGCAGCTGGTCCAGATCCAGGGGCTGCGCAAGCGGTTCGGCCGGGTCCAGGCCCTCGACGGGCTGGACCTCGAGGTGGGTCGGGGGGAGGTGCACGGCTTCCTCGGGCCCAACGGGTCCGGCAAGTCGACCACCCTCCGCGTGCTGCTGGGGCTGGTGCGGGCCGACAGCGGCACGGTCCGGCTCTTCGGCGGCGACCCGTGGGCCGACGCGGTGCGCCTGCACCGTCACCTGGCCTACGTGCCGGGGGAGGTGACGCTCTGGCCCGGGCTCTCCGGCGGCCAGTGCATCGACATCCTGGCCCGGGCCCACGGGCACATCGACGAGCGCCGTCGCGCCCAGCTCGTCGAGCGCTTCGACCTGGACCCGACGCGTCGCTCCCGCGACTAG
- a CDS encoding NAD(P)/FAD-dependent oxidoreductase, whose amino-acid sequence MAWHDVVIVGGGNAGISLAARLRRIGARDVAIVTPDRPHRYRPMLNYVAGGQASMSELTRPADSVVPDGCTWLPTTAVAVHPAERELELESGERVGYGDLVLATGLEEDLDAVPGLAAAMAAGWSSTAHLKTQAERTWTAIRGMTHGRVVFTVPPEPSPCGGTALKPLFLALDHWREQGVLGQIDVHLVTPYASVLDLPFADRRLELPLAEAGVTVHHGSTVAEVDHAARTVTLGGAGRGVLVDGVDHAFVVPHYRGPSWLAPLAAEDGVGQVDVDPATMASRTAPRVWSLGDVAALRTRPSGGALRRQVEILADNIRAHRLGDPLREYDGYTIIPITVDRRRLFLAEFDRTGAQQQTTGLTDLTVPRRWLWAFDRYVEPVIYFRSLLKGRLIP is encoded by the coding sequence ATGGCCTGGCACGACGTCGTCATCGTCGGCGGAGGCAACGCCGGCATCTCCCTGGCCGCACGGCTGCGGCGGATCGGAGCCCGGGACGTCGCGATCGTCACCCCCGACCGCCCGCACCGCTACCGGCCGATGCTCAACTACGTCGCCGGCGGTCAGGCGTCGATGAGCGAGCTCACCCGCCCCGCCGACTCGGTGGTGCCCGACGGGTGCACCTGGCTCCCGACGACCGCCGTCGCCGTCCACCCCGCCGAGCGGGAGCTGGAGCTGGAGTCCGGGGAGCGGGTCGGCTACGGCGACCTCGTGCTGGCGACCGGCCTCGAGGAGGACCTGGACGCCGTACCCGGCCTGGCGGCGGCGATGGCCGCCGGCTGGTCGAGCACCGCGCACCTGAAGACGCAGGCCGAGCGGACGTGGACGGCGATCCGGGGTATGACGCACGGCCGGGTGGTCTTCACCGTCCCGCCCGAGCCCTCCCCCTGCGGTGGGACGGCGCTCAAGCCGCTCTTCCTGGCCCTCGACCACTGGCGCGAGCAGGGCGTGCTCGGCCAGATCGACGTGCACCTCGTGACGCCGTACGCCTCGGTGCTGGACCTCCCCTTCGCCGACCGCCGCCTGGAGCTCCCCCTGGCGGAGGCCGGTGTCACCGTCCACCACGGCTCGACCGTGGCCGAGGTCGACCACGCGGCGCGCACCGTCACCCTCGGCGGCGCCGGTCGGGGCGTCCTCGTCGACGGGGTGGACCACGCCTTCGTCGTCCCGCACTACCGGGGCCCCTCCTGGCTGGCCCCGCTGGCGGCCGAGGACGGCGTCGGCCAGGTGGACGTCGACCCCGCGACGATGGCCTCCCGCACCGCCCCGAGGGTATGGAGCCTCGGCGACGTCGCCGCCCTGCGCACCCGGCCCTCGGGCGGCGCGCTGCGCCGGCAGGTCGAGATCCTCGCCGACAACATCCGGGCGCACCGGCTCGGGGACCCGTTGCGGGAGTACGACGGCTACACGATCATCCCGATCACGGTCGACCGGCGACGCCTCTTCCTCGCCGAGTTCGACCGCACCGGTGCCCAGCAGCAGACGACCGGCCTGACCGACCTCACCGTGCCCCGCCGCTGGCTGTGGGCCTTCGACCGCTACGTCGAGCCCGTGATCTACTTCCGCTCCCTGCTCAAGGGGCGGCTCATCCCCTGA
- a CDS encoding nucleoside deaminase, which yields MHEDRNRVGGGDRTQHPELAIARWAAAHLAPEERRSATVYTSGEHCPMCAAAHARVGLGRIVHATSTEQLGAWLADLDVPRDPVAPLPISTVVPSAHVAGPVPQLADEVRALHAAAHAAQGPGTGA from the coding sequence CTGCACGAGGACCGCAACCGCGTCGGCGGTGGCGACCGCACGCAGCACCCGGAGCTCGCCATCGCCCGGTGGGCCGCGGCGCACCTGGCACCGGAGGAGCGCAGGTCCGCCACGGTCTACACCTCCGGCGAGCACTGCCCCATGTGCGCCGCCGCCCATGCCAGGGTCGGTCTGGGCCGGATCGTCCACGCCACCTCCACCGAGCAGCTCGGGGCATGGCTGGCCGACCTCGACGTGCCGCGCGATCCGGTCGCGCCGCTGCCGATCTCGACCGTCGTCCCGTCGGCGCATGTCGCGGGGCCCGTCCCCCAGCTGGCGGACGAGGTGCGGGCGCTGCACGCAGCGGCTCACGCGGCCCAGGGACCCGGGACCGGCGCGTGA
- a CDS encoding mycothiol transferase, with protein MTSGTDLARAVLLDGFQRIEEGVRNVLEGLHADDLVWRPGPGANPVGWLLWHLSRQQDAQLAAIAGEEEVWLAGGWRERFDLPYGPDAHGYGQAVDEVGRFTIEDPSLLTGYAAAVRDLTARLLASLGEEDYARVVDDSWDPPVTAAVRIYSVLEDAAKHLGQAEYVKGLLLAGRDAPSRRSP; from the coding sequence ATGACCTCCGGCACCGACCTGGCCCGCGCCGTCCTCCTCGACGGCTTCCAGCGCATCGAGGAGGGCGTGCGGAATGTCCTCGAGGGGCTGCACGCCGATGACCTGGTGTGGCGGCCCGGACCGGGGGCCAACCCGGTCGGGTGGCTGCTGTGGCACCTGAGCCGCCAGCAGGACGCCCAGCTCGCCGCGATCGCGGGGGAGGAGGAGGTCTGGCTGGCCGGCGGGTGGCGGGAGCGCTTCGACCTGCCGTACGGGCCGGACGCGCACGGCTACGGCCAGGCCGTCGATGAGGTCGGCCGATTCACGATCGAGGACCCGTCCCTGCTCACCGGGTATGCCGCAGCCGTGCGCGACCTCACCGCCCGCCTGCTCGCGAGCCTGGGCGAGGAGGACTACGCGCGGGTCGTTGACGACAGCTGGGACCCGCCGGTCACCGCGGCGGTCCGGATCTACTCCGTGCTCGAGGACGCGGCCAAGCACCTCGGGCAGGCGGAGTACGTCAAGGGCCTGCTCCTGGCCGGACGGGATGCGCCGTCGCGACGCTCCCCGTGA
- a CDS encoding magnesium transporter — MSAPLAPPEGQTDQLLPGSIEQHLVTEVPMCTPTTTAGELWRAMLGRSYASAADVAVCEVLPDGTQRLVGLVPLATVLAAEPATAVRNLMDDDPPVVSPGLSQEKGAWKAARHGESSLAVVDEEGRLRGLVPPSRLLAVLLTEHDEDLARLGGFLSSTASARHALDEPLGARLWHRLPWLLIGLLGSALAALLVRGFETDLEADVRLAFFIPGIVYMADAVGTQTEALVIRGLSVGVPVRRVVRLESLTGVVVGLALGLVALPAVGLAMGSWPLALTVALALLAACTVATGVAMALPWAMSALGRDPAFGSGPLATVLQDLLSLVLYFAIASAVML, encoded by the coding sequence GTGAGTGCACCACTGGCCCCGCCGGAGGGGCAGACCGACCAGCTGCTGCCCGGGTCGATCGAGCAGCACCTGGTGACCGAGGTGCCGATGTGCACCCCCACCACGACCGCGGGGGAGCTGTGGCGGGCGATGCTCGGCCGGTCCTACGCGTCGGCGGCCGACGTGGCGGTCTGCGAGGTGCTGCCCGACGGCACGCAGCGCCTGGTGGGGCTCGTGCCGCTGGCCACCGTCCTGGCCGCCGAGCCCGCGACGGCCGTCAGGAACCTCATGGACGACGACCCGCCGGTGGTCTCCCCCGGGTTGAGCCAGGAGAAGGGCGCCTGGAAGGCGGCCCGGCACGGGGAGTCGAGCCTGGCGGTGGTGGACGAGGAGGGACGGCTGCGCGGGCTCGTGCCACCCTCGCGGCTGCTGGCCGTGCTGCTCACCGAGCACGACGAGGACCTCGCCCGCCTCGGCGGCTTCCTGAGCTCGACGGCCTCGGCCCGCCACGCCCTGGACGAGCCGCTGGGGGCCCGGCTGTGGCACCGGCTGCCGTGGCTGCTCATCGGGCTCCTCGGCTCGGCGCTGGCGGCGCTGCTGGTCCGTGGCTTCGAGACCGACCTGGAGGCGGACGTCCGGCTGGCGTTCTTCATCCCCGGGATCGTCTACATGGCCGACGCCGTCGGCACGCAGACCGAGGCCCTGGTCATCCGGGGGCTGTCGGTGGGCGTACCCGTCCGCCGGGTGGTGCGGCTGGAGTCCCTCACCGGTGTCGTCGTCGGTCTGGCGCTGGGGCTCGTCGCCCTGCCCGCGGTGGGGCTGGCGATGGGGTCCTGGCCGTTGGCCCTCACGGTCGCGCTCGCGCTGCTCGCGGCCTGCACGGTGGCCACGGGGGTGGCGATGGCCCTGCCGTGGGCGATGTCGGCCCTCGGGCGGGACCCGGCCTTCGGGTCAGGACCCCTGGCCACGGTCCTGCAGGACCTGCTCTCGCTGGTGCTGTACTTCGCGATCGCCTCGGCCGTGATGCTCTGA